In Thermosulfurimonas sp. F29, the sequence TCCGAGAGACCTCCGATCACCGAAACGAACCCGTAGCCGTGATCCAGTACCAGCACCTTTCCGCGACCCTCCACCCATTTTAAACGGACCACCCGGGCCGAAAAAGGGGCCCTCACCTCGGTGCCGGGAGGGGCCCCGATAAAGATCCCCGGGCTGAAGGAAATCTTTCCGGTAAAGAGATCCCGATCAAGCCCGAAGAAGCGCAGCACCCTTCCGGAGACCGGGGGCCTCAGAAACCCCTTTACTTCAAAGAGCGGGCGCAATACAATTCCGGGGGAGGAGGGGCGTGCCTTCTCCTGACTCATTTTTTCCAGCTTTCTCCGGGTGGCCGTTATTTCCCGGGCAAGCTTTTCGATCTCCTCCTGGGCGGCCAGCAGAAGATCCAGGGTCTCCCGGTAAAGGCGCTTGTTTTTGCGGACAGCCTCAAGGAGGGTCTCTTTCTCCTTTCGGACCAGGAGGAGTTCCTTCTTTTTTCGGCGGAGTTGCTCCTCTCTTTTTCCGAGGAGAGCCAGTTCCCTTTCCCGTTCCTTCTTGAGGGTAAGCAGTTTTTCGCGGTAGGCTTTAAGTTCCCTCAGTTTCTGTAGTTCGTTCTGGATGATGGCCTCAAGGTAGTCCTCCCTGCGTAAAAAAGCGTTTATCTCCCGGGGTGCGAAGAGAAGGTTTAGCCAGGCGGTCCGGGAAAGGGTGCTGAAAACGGCAAGTTCGCGGCTGAGCCGGTCTCTGAGGAGGTCCTCCTGCTCGTTTATTGCTTTTATGCGTTTTTCAATCCGGGTTATCTCCTGACGGATGATTGCCGTTTCTTTCTCGAGGAGGGCAATTTCCCTTCCCAGGCGGGAGATTTCCCGCGCCAGATCCCGGAGTTCCCGCAGAATGGACTTTTCCTTTAGCTCCGTTTTGCGGAGGAGGTGTTCCTTCTCCCGGATTTTCTCTTTTAGCGAGACCGCGGCGCTGGCCGGGACTGTCGCTATCAGGAGAAGTAGCGCCGCACCGAAAACCACGAAACCAGAGCGGAAAATAATCCCACGCCTCCTGCTCCCAGAATTAAATACTTGAGGGGAATGTCCTTCCAGCGAAAATCCACAAACGGCCAGAGCCCCAGAAGCATCTGATCCAGATAGGTCTTCAATCCGGCTAGAATTCCCAGGGCCATAAGAGCCGCACCGAACCCCACCAGGAACCCCACCGCCACCTTGGGCCGGGAGATGTAGCCCGGGGTGGCCCCGAGAAGGGAAAGGATCTCGATTTCCTCCTTCTGTTTCTCAAGACCGTAATGGATGGTAATCCCCATGAGAAAGGCCAGAGAGGCCAGGAGCAGGGCTCCGCTCAGAATGGTGAGCCTCTTTATCAGCTTAGCCAGGTGATAGATTCTCCCCAGCCAGCTTTCCGCATAGCGTATCTTCAGGACCCCGGGAAGGCGTTCGATTTCCGGGAAGCTACCGCGCGCGCGCTCAAGGTCGCGAAGGGGATTCTCGAAGATCACCTCAAAGAAGGGGGGCAAGCGGGACAGATCCAGTTCCTCCAGGATCTCGGGATTTTCCCGGAAGATCTTCTTTAGCTCCCTCAGCACCTCCTCCCGCGGGACGAGACGAACCTCCCGCACACCGGGAAGTGCTTTGAGACGCCGAAGAATTCGCTTTTCCTCCGCGGGATTGAGATCCGGCTTCAGATAAACCGTGAGGGCGAGACTCCGGGCGGTCTTCTGCGAAAAAATGTAGATATTGTAGTAAAGAAAGGCGAAAAAGAGGAGCACCGCCACCGAGGAGGCCAGGATAAAGAGGGTCATCAGGTAGGTGCCGCGATTAAGTTTCAGCTCCGCCGCAAGCCGTCTAAGCATATTCCCCCACGAGCCTCCCGTTTTTAAGGACCAGAATCCGGCGATGACGATCCCGGTAAAGGGACTCGTCGTGCGTGGCCACGATCACGGTGATCCCCTCGGCATTGAGCTCCTCCAGGATCTCCAGGATCTCCCGGCTGCGCTGGGGATCAAGATTTCCGGTAGGCTCGTCGGCCAGGATGAGCTCCGGCTCCCGCACCACCGCCCGGGCTATGGCCACCCGCTGTTTTTCGCCCCCGGAGAGGGCCTTCACCTTAAGATCGCGTTTCCCCAAAAGTCCCAGACGCCTGAGAATGGCCTCTATTCTATGTCGGGCCTCCGCCGGGGACACCCCCAGAACCTCAAGCCCGAGGTAAATGTTCTCGTAGACGGTCTTTTCCGGAAGGAGCCGAAAATCCTGAAACACGAAACCCATTTTGCGTCGGAGCCTGGCCAGACGCCCCCGGGAGAGGCGTCCGTATTCTTCCCCCTGATAAAAGATCCTGCCCGCGGAGGGTGTGTCCAGACCGAAGATGAGGTTCAGAAGGGTGGTCTTCCCCGCCCCGCTGGATCCGGTGATAAATACGAATTCTCCCCGCTTGATCTCGAGAGTAATATTTTCCAGCGCCCTGATATAGGGACTGTAAAACTTGGAAACCCCTTCCAGCCGAAGAATATACTTTTCGAAGGTTTTCATTTCGGCGATCTTTGCTATTATACTCAAAAAGATTCGGAAAAGAAGAGGACCATGGCCAAGATAGACGCCTTTCTGAAACTCATGGTGGACACCGGGGCCTCGGACCTGCACCTTTCCACCGGAAACCCCCCTATCCTGCGCATCCACGGGGATCTTCAGCGGGTCAAGTACAAGCCCCTGGAAAACGAAGAACTCAAGGCCATGCTCTACGAGATCACCCCGGAGGAAAAGATCAAGCAATTCGAGGAGACCGGGGATGTGGACTTCGGCTTCGAGCTACCGGGGCTGGCCCGTTTCAGGGTCAACTTCTTCCAGCAGCACCGGGGAGTGGCCGCGGTCTTCCGGCTGATTCCCAGTCAGATCCGCACGGTGGAGGAACTGGGGCTTCCCCAGATCCTGAACAAGCTGGCCCTCCTTCCCAAGGGGCTCATCCTGGTCACCGGGCCCACGGGGTCCGGAAAGTCCACCACCCTTGCGGCCATGGTGGATTACGCCAACCGCATGCGCAAGGACCACATCCTCACCATCGAGGATCCCATCGAGTTCGTGCATCAACCCAAAAACTGCCTGGTCAACCAGCGGGAGGTAGGGGTCCACACCCGATCTTTTGCTGCGGCCCTGCGGGCGGCCCTGCGCGAGGACCCGGACATCATCCTGGTGGGTGAGATGCGCGATCTGGAGACCATCTCCCTGGCGCTGGAGGCCGCCCTCACCGGACATCTGGTCATGTCCACGCTGCACACCATCTCCGCAGCCCAGACCGTGGATCGAATCATCGAGATCTTTCCCCACGAGCAGCAACCGCAGATCCGCTCCTCGCTGGCCGAATCCCTGCGCGCGGTGATCTCCCAGACCATGTTCAAGAGGATAGACCGTCCGGGAAGGGTGGTGGCCTTCGAAATCCTGATCGCCACCCCGGCGGTGCGCAACCTCATTCGAGAGGGCAAGACCTATCAGATTCCCTCCATCATTCAGACCGGACGCAAGTACGGCATGATCTCGCTGGACGACTCCATCATGGACTACCTTCAGAAGGGCATCATCAGCCCGGAGGAGGCCCTGAACAAGGCCTTGGACAAGTCGAGATTCATGCCCTTCGTGAAAAAGGCCGAACTGGCTGACTTTACGGAGATACCGGGATGATTCGGGACATCGACATAAGCGAGCTCATAGGGGCCCTGGCCCGGTCCCACGAACGGGTAAGTGACCTTCTTTTCGTGGCCGGTCGGCCCTTTCTGGTGGCGGCCGACGGGCGTCTCCACGAGGTCCGCCTTCCCGACTGGCCCATAGAGAAGCTCACCCCCCTTCAGACCGAAACCATCGCCTTCAACCTCATGCGCAAGAATCCCCGGCTCTTCCGGGATCTGGTGGAGACGGGCTCGGCCGATCTCTCCTACCGTCTGCCCGACGGCACCCGTTTCCGGGTCAACATCTACTCCCGGCAGGGCACCTACAACATCGTCATGCGAAAGCTGCCGGCCCGGGTGCCCTCCATAGCGGATCTGGGGCTCCCCCAGGCCTTCTACCGCATCGCCCAGGAAAAAAACGGGATCGTCCTGGTCACCGGAGCCACCGGCCAGGGCAAGACCACCTCGCTTGCGGCCATTCTCAACGAGATAAACGAGCGGGAGGCGGTGCACATCGTCACCCTGGAGGATCCGGTGGAGTATGTCCACACCCCCAAGAAGGCCACCTTCAGTCAGAGGGAGCTGGGCACGGACTTCGACAGTTTTGCCCACGGCCTCAGGGCGGCCCTGCGTCAGGCTCCCCAGGTGATCCTGGTGGGGGAGATCCGGGATAGGGAAACCATGGAAATAGCCCTGGCCGCCGCCGAAACCGGACACCTGGTGCTGTCCACCATGCACACCATCGGGGCGGCCAACACCATAAATCGCATCCTGGGGTTCTTCACCATCGAGGAGGAGCATCAGGTACGGGGGCGTCTGGCCGACGCCATTCGATGGATCGTGGGCCAGAGGCTCCTTCCCAGGGTGGGCGGAGGCCGGGTGGCCATCTTCGACATCCTCTACAACAACATCCGCGCCCGGGAAATCATCCTCCGCGGCGAGGAAGAGGGGCGCACCTTCTACGATGTCATGCGTCAGGGTAGCCCCTACCACATGCAGACCTTCGATCAGCACATAATCGAGCTCTTCAAGCAGGGCTTGATCACCGAGGAAACGGCCCTAGCTTATTGCGTGAGAAGGGACATCGTGGGGCGCGAGATCGACATCGTCAAGGCCTCCCGCGGGGAAAAGACCTCGGATCTCGATGTGGAAAAACTGCGTCTGGAAATAGACGAGGGGGACTGGCGGTGGAAAAAATAGAACTCACCTGTGAGGGCTGCGGAAGGAAGTACCGTCTGCGGCGTCCCCCCGAGGAGATAAAGGAGGACCTCCTCTTCTGTCCCCAGTGCGGGGGGAAACTGGTCTTTCCTCGCCGGGAGGAAGAAGGATCCGGAGTGCTGGAAGACTTCCTCCTCACCGGGCCGGTGGCCCTGATTTACTGGGACCTTCCCGCGGATTTCTCCCCGGTGGAAAGGGTGCTCTCCGAAAAGGGCTTCGCCCTGAGGCGTTTTACCACGCTTGCGGAGCTGCGAAGCTGGCTGCGCATCTTCATTCCGGAACTCCTCGTGTACGGCACGGAGGAGGCGGATCAGGTGCAGGCCTTCGAAGAACTCCTTACCTCCGATCTTCCCATGCAGGATTATCGGCGTATCTTCCGGGCCTGGATTACCTCCCGGTATAAGACGCTTGAGCCCCGGGAGGTCTTCTATTCGGGGATGCACATGATCTGCCAGCCCGACCACCTGGGACGCTTTGAGGAAATCTACGGTAAGGCCCGCCGTTACTGGGAGGCCCTTTACCAGCCCTATTATCAAGCCCTGAAGGAGGAAAGTGCCGCATGATTCGCAAAGCCGTACTTCCGGTAGCCGGCCTGGGGACCAGGATGCTTCCGGCCACCAAGGCCGTGCCCAAGGAAATGCTGTGTCTGATCAACAAACCCGTCATCCAGTACATAGTGGAGGAGGCCGTGGCTTCCGGGATCCGCGACCTCATCTTCGTGGTTTCCCGGGGCAAGGAGGCCATACTCGACCACTTCGATTTTTCCCCGGAACTCGAGGCCGAGCTCGAGGAGAGGGGGAAGAAGGCCCTTCTCGATGAGGTGCGCCGGGTAAGCGGGCTCGTGGAAAATCTTTCCGCCGTGCGCCAGAAAAAGGCCCTAGGCCTCGGACACGCCATTCTGGTGGCCGCTCCCCTGGTGGGGGACGAACCCTTTGCGGTCCTTCTGGGAGACGACATCGTGGAGGCCGAGGAACCCTGCCTCAGGCAGCTCATCCGGGCTGCGGAGGAGCTCAGGGCCCCGGTCATCGGGGTGGAGCGTCTTCCCCGGGAGGAGGTTCACCGTTACGGGGTAATAGACGGCGAACCGCTGAGGGAGGGCCTTTATCGAATAAACGATGTGGTGGAAAAGCCCCGGCCGGAGGAGGCCCCCTCGGAACTGGCCATCATAGGCCGCTATGTATTCTTTCCCGAAATATTTACCTATCTGGAAAAGATTCCCCCCGGGGCCGGCGGAGAGATACAGCTCACCGACGCTCTCGCGGCCATGATCCGGGACGGTAAGGAGGTCTATGCCCTAGAGTTGAAGGGTGTCCGTTACGACACCGGGAACCCCGAGGGCTTCGTAAAAGCCACCGTCGCCCTGGCCCTGAAGGATCCCGAACTGGGGCCCAAAATCCGGAAATTTCTTTCGGACCTCCTCTGACGGTGCCCCTTTATAGTGTCGTCGTTCCCCTTCCCCTGAAAAACCTTCTCCTTTACGAATCCTCCGAGGAACTTCCCCGGGGAATTCGGGTCATCGTTCCGGTAAAAAAAAGGCGCACGGTGGGGCTAATTTTTGAAAAAAACGAGGGACCTCCTCCGCCGGAAACCGAGATCCGGAAGGTAGAAGAGGTTCTGGATCCGGAGCCTCTTTTCCCCGGAGAGCTTCTGGAGTTTTTGAGGTGGTGCTGGAATTATTACCGGTGTCCGCCCGGGGAGGTGGTGCGTCAGGCCTTCCCTCCCGGACTTTTCCGGGAAATCCGGCCCCGGGTGCGCCTGAGCCTCAAAGGGCGCCGGGCGCTTGAGAGCGGGGAAGTCCCCGAATCCCTGAGGTACTTTCTTCGCCCCCGAAGCCGCAGAGCCATACCGAGAAGGGGATTTTCCCGGGCGGAAGTGGAGCGCTGGCTCGCCGCGGGGATCCTGGAGGAGGTGGACGACCTTTCGGGACTCGAGCCACCCCTGGAGACCTGGGTGGAAAAAAATTTCGTCGAACCCGAAAACGACCTCGAGCGATTTCTCGCGGACAGAGGTCGATGGCCCCTCCGTTTTCTGCGGGAAAGGTTCGGTGTCGAGGAGGTGAAAGTCCTCCTTCGCCGCGGAAGGGGGCGAAAGGTAAGGCTCCCCCGCCTGAGACGGGGCCCGGTCTTTGAAAGCCTCGAACCCCCGGTTCCCAACGAGGAACAGAAAAGGGCCCTCGATGAGATTCGGGGAGTCCTGGGCCGGGGCTTTCAGCCCTTTCTTCTCCACGGCGTTACGGGAAGCGGTAAGACCCTGGTGTATCTCGAGGCCGCGGCCAGGACGCTTGAACTGGGCCGAAGCGTCCTGGTTCTGGTTCCGGAGATCGCCCTCACCCCCTATGTGGAGACCCACTTCGTGGCCCGTTTCGGGGAAAGGGTAGCGGTGCTCCACAGCGGTCTTTCTCCCCGGGCCCGGTCGGCGGAGTGGTTCCGGGTGGCCCGGGGAGAGGCCCGGGTAGTGGTGGGGGCCCGATCCGCGGTGTTTGCCCCGCTGAAAGACCTCGGTCTCATCGTGGTGGACGAGGAGCACGAGGGGGCCTACAAGCAGTCCGAGGGGCTGCGCTATCAGGCCCGGGATCTGGCCCTGCTGCGGGGCAAGCTTGCCGGAGCGGTGGTGATCCTGGGATCGGCCACCCCCAGCGTGAAAAGCTACTTCCTGGCCCGAAGCGGACGCTATCGGCTCCTTACCCTCACGGAGCGACCGGGGGGAAGAAACCTTCCGAAGATAGAGGTGGTCCCTCTCAAACGCCCCGGGGAGATCCTCACTCCCCCGCTGCTTGCGGCTATGCGGGAAACGCTATCCCGGGGGCACCAGGTCCTCCTCTTTCTGAACCGAAGGGGATACGCCCCCGTGGCCTTCTGCCGCGACTGCGGAGAGGCCCTGGGATGTCCCAACTGCACCCTCACGCTGACCTATCACCGTTCCAGAGGGGGTCTCCTCTGTCATCACTGCGGCCACGAGGCCCCGGCCTTCCCGGTCTGTCCACGCTGCGGGGGCACGGAATTTCGTCTCGTGGGGGCCGGAACTGAGAGGGTGGAGGAAACCCTGGCCAAGCACTTTCCCGGGATCGGGGTGGCCCGGCTCGACCGGGACACGATAACCTCCGAAAAAAAACTTTATGAGCTTTTGAAAGGCCTCCGCCGGGGAGAGATCCGGATCCTGGTGGGCACCCAGATGGTGGCCCAGGGGCACGATCTTCCGGGGGTGGCGTTGGTGGGGATACTCTGGGCCGAAGGGGGGCTTCACCTTCCGGACTTTCGAGCCGCCGAGCGCACCTTCCAGCTCCTGGTGCAGGTGGCCGGACGGGCCGGAAGGGGATCCGTCCCGGGAAGGGTGATTCTCCAGACCCGGCTTCCGGAGCACTATGTCATCCGGGCCGCCCTGGCCCAGGATTACGAAAAGTTCTACCGGCAGGAGATCGTGGCCAGGAAACGCCTCGGTTTCCCCCCTTTTGCGAGACTGGTCCTTCTGGTCTTTTCCGCGGTAAGGGCCGAGCGGGCCGAGGAGGCCGCCCGGCGATGTGCCGAACACCTGAGGAATGGAGCGGAAGCGGAGGTCCTGGGCCCGGTTCCGGCTCCCCTTTACCGGCTGGCCGGACGCTATCGCTGGCAGGTCCTCCTGCGCTCGGCGAAAAATTCGGTGCTGGAGCGAGCCCTGGAGGTTTTATACCGGCAGGAAAAAAACCTGCTTCCTCCCGGAGTCCGATTGACCCTTGATAGAGATCCCGAGGAACTGTTATAATGTTCCCGCATGACTGCTCGTTTTGCGCCCCAGAGGATAAACTGGGCCGACAGGGAGAGGAACTCCCTGATCAACTTCGACCTCAAGCCCGAGGAGCTTGAGGCCTATCTGGACGAGTATCTCATCGGCCAGAGGGAGGCCAAGGGCATACTGGCCACCAAGATCTGCACCCACTTTCACCGGGTCAAGTACTTTCTGGAACGGGGCGAGCGTTTCGACGAGGTGGGGTTCGTCAAGAACAACATCATCATCATCGGCCCCACCGGCGTGGGAAAAACCTTTATGATCAAGCTCATTGCCCGGCGCATTGGGGTACCCTTCGTAAAGGGCGACGCCACCAAGTTCAGCGAAACCGGCTATGTGGGCGGCGATGTGGAGGATCTGATCCGGGATCTGGTCCAGGAGGCCGACGGCAATGTGGAGCGGGCCCGCTTCGGCATAGTGTATCTGGACGAGGTGGACAAGATCGCCTCGAGCGGAAACATCGTGGGGCCGGATGTCTCGCGCACCGGAGTGCAGAGGGCGCTGCTCAAGCCCCTGGAGGAGACCGAGGTAGAACTCCGCACCCCTCACGATCCCATCAGTCAGATGGAAGCCGTGGAATACTACCGGCGGACCGGACGCCGGCGTCGCAACACCATAAACACCCGTTACATCCTCTTCATAGCCAGCGGGGCCTTCGGCGGGCTCGAGGAGATCGTCCGCAAGAGGCTCCACAAGCAGAAACTGGGGTTCCTCGCCGAACTCGAGGGGCGCGAGGATGTGGGGCTCAACTACCTCAAGTTCGTGGTACCTGAGGACCTCATCGCCTACGGGTTCGAGTCCGAATTCGTGGGGCGGTTTCCGGTCATCGCCGTGTTCGACCCCCTCACCCGGGAGGACCTCTTCCACATCCTGGCCAATCCCAACAGCGTCATCGTGGTGAGCAAGAAGCGGGACTTCCGGGCCTACGGTATCGATCTGGCCTTCACCGACGAGGCCCTGCAACACCTGGCCGAACTCGCGGCCCGGGAGAACACCGGGGCCCGGGCCCTAACCCGGGTGCTGGAACGCACCCTCATTCCCTTTGAAAAGGCCCTGCCCTCCATGAGTCTTTCCTTTCTGGGGGTAACGCGCGAGGTGGTGGAGGACCCCGAGGGGGTGTTGAGGGAGATGCGGGAAAACCCGGAACGCCCCCTGTGGCGGGAATGGTACGAGGCGGCCCTGCGGGACGAAGAAAAGCGTCTGCGTTCCTTCCTCAAGGAGCGCAAGCGTTCCTTCTTCGAAAAGTATCGCTTTCCGTTGACCCCGGCCCGGCTGGATCTGGTATTGGAACTTCATCGGCGGGAGGATCTAGAACCCCAGCAGGCCCTGGAGGAGCTTCTGATGCTCTGGCGGCAGATCCGGAGCTTTGAGAAGAGTTTCGAACGGCGCAGCGGATTGCGCGTGTCTTTTTCGGAGGAGGCCAAGGATCTAATCCTGAAGGAGGTGCTCCGCAGGGACGAGGGCGTTTACGCCTTTTGCGATCGAATCCTCAGCGTCCTGGAATACGGCCTTAAACTGGTGGGAGACCGCACCGGAAAACGCACCTTTGAACTTCCCCGGGAGGCGGTCCGTTCTCCGGAGGCCTTTCTCAATCGTCTGGTAAGCACCTCCTACCATCTGGACTAGTCCCATGCCCAGGACTCCCACGATCTATCTCAGTCTCTCGGAAAGCGTGGCCTCAAAGGTGGAGGAGGCCATAAAGGATCTGAAGTGCCGCCTGGTGCATGTGCCCGACGGAGAGAGCCTCATCGAACTCTCCCGCAGACAGCCGCCGGACCTTATAATAATAGAAAAGGAGATCCCCAAACTGGACGGTTACGCCGTGGTGCTGCTGCTCAAAAACGACCCTGAGACCGCGGAGGTCCCGGTGGTGGGTATCTGCAAGTGTCTAACGGATGCCGAGGCCGAAAAGGCCCGGGACGCTGGCTGTGACGATTATGTGTGTTATCCTTTTGATCGGGAAAGTTTCCGCAATTTGATAAAAAGACATCTGGCGAGGTAAAGTAATGATCGGAATTTCCAAGCTTTACTGCGGTACGGTGGAGGCCTCCGATCCCCTGCGGTACGGGCGCAGGGCGAAGGATCTGCCCTCCCATCTCCTTCAGTTTTCCGCGGACAAACGGCCGGTGGTGGTATGGAATGTGACCAAGCGCTGCAACCTGCGCTGCGTCCACTGTTACGCCTCGGCGGATCCCTCCCCTCACCCCGACGAGCTCACCACACGGGAGGGGCTGGCCCTCCTTGAGGATCTGGCGCAGTTCGGTTGCCCGGTGGTCCTCTTTTCGGGGGGGGAACCCCTCATGCGCCCGGACATCCTGGACCTCATCAAGAAGGCCGTGGATCTCGGCATGCGGGCCGTGCTTTCCACCAACGGGGTCCTTATCGACCGGGCCCTGGCCCGGGAACTCAAGAAACTTGGTCTTTCCTATGTGGGCATCAGCATGGACGGGCTTCGTGAGGTCCACGACCGTTTCCGGGGGGTGAAGGGGGCCTTCGACAAGGCCATGGAGGCCGTGGAGAACTGTAAGGCC encodes:
- the priA gene encoding primosomal protein N', whose amino-acid sequence is MPLYSVVVPLPLKNLLLYESSEELPRGIRVIVPVKKRRTVGLIFEKNEGPPPPETEIRKVEEVLDPEPLFPGELLEFLRWCWNYYRCPPGEVVRQAFPPGLFREIRPRVRLSLKGRRALESGEVPESLRYFLRPRSRRAIPRRGFSRAEVERWLAAGILEEVDDLSGLEPPLETWVEKNFVEPENDLERFLADRGRWPLRFLRERFGVEEVKVLLRRGRGRKVRLPRLRRGPVFESLEPPVPNEEQKRALDEIRGVLGRGFQPFLLHGVTGSGKTLVYLEAAARTLELGRSVLVLVPEIALTPYVETHFVARFGERVAVLHSGLSPRARSAEWFRVARGEARVVVGARSAVFAPLKDLGLIVVDEEHEGAYKQSEGLRYQARDLALLRGKLAGAVVILGSATPSVKSYFLARSGRYRLLTLTERPGGRNLPKIEVVPLKRPGEILTPPLLAAMRETLSRGHQVLLFLNRRGYAPVAFCRDCGEALGCPNCTLTLTYHRSRGGLLCHHCGHEAPAFPVCPRCGGTEFRLVGAGTERVEETLAKHFPGIGVARLDRDTITSEKKLYELLKGLRRGEIRILVGTQMVAQGHDLPGVALVGILWAEGGLHLPDFRAAERTFQLLVQVAGRAGRGSVPGRVILQTRLPEHYVIRAALAQDYEKFYRQEIVARKRLGFPPFARLVLLVFSAVRAERAEEAARRCAEHLRNGAEAEVLGPVPAPLYRLAGRYRWQVLLRSAKNSVLERALEVLYRQEKNLLPPGVRLTLDRDPEELL
- the galU gene encoding UTP--glucose-1-phosphate uridylyltransferase GalU; amino-acid sequence: MIRKAVLPVAGLGTRMLPATKAVPKEMLCLINKPVIQYIVEEAVASGIRDLIFVVSRGKEAILDHFDFSPELEAELEERGKKALLDEVRRVSGLVENLSAVRQKKALGLGHAILVAAPLVGDEPFAVLLGDDIVEAEEPCLRQLIRAAEELRAPVIGVERLPREEVHRYGVIDGEPLREGLYRINDVVEKPRPEEAPSELAIIGRYVFFPEIFTYLEKIPPGAGGEIQLTDALAAMIRDGKEVYALELKGVRYDTGNPEGFVKATVALALKDPELGPKIRKFLSDLL
- a CDS encoding murein hydrolase activator EnvC, yielding MVFGAALLLLIATVPASAAVSLKEKIREKEHLLRKTELKEKSILRELRDLAREISRLGREIALLEKETAIIRQEITRIEKRIKAINEQEDLLRDRLSRELAVFSTLSRTAWLNLLFAPREINAFLRREDYLEAIIQNELQKLRELKAYREKLLTLKKERERELALLGKREEQLRRKKKELLLVRKEKETLLEAVRKNKRLYRETLDLLLAAQEEIEKLAREITATRRKLEKMSQEKARPSSPGIVLRPLFEVKGFLRPPVSGRVLRFFGLDRDLFTGKISFSPGIFIGAPPGTEVRAPFSARVVRLKWVEGRGKVLVLDHGYGFVSVIGGLSEIKVLPGTEVSTGEVLGRVGASPFGPSGVYYELRYEGKPQNPLEWLNLKYLRLVR
- a CDS encoding type IV pilus twitching motility protein PilT; this translates as MIRDIDISELIGALARSHERVSDLLFVAGRPFLVAADGRLHEVRLPDWPIEKLTPLQTETIAFNLMRKNPRLFRDLVETGSADLSYRLPDGTRFRVNIYSRQGTYNIVMRKLPARVPSIADLGLPQAFYRIAQEKNGIVLVTGATGQGKTTSLAAILNEINEREAVHIVTLEDPVEYVHTPKKATFSQRELGTDFDSFAHGLRAALRQAPQVILVGEIRDRETMEIALAAAETGHLVLSTMHTIGAANTINRILGFFTIEEEHQVRGRLADAIRWIVGQRLLPRVGGGRVAIFDILYNNIRAREIILRGEEEGRTFYDVMRQGSPYHMQTFDQHIIELFKQGLITEETALAYCVRRDIVGREIDIVKASRGEKTSDLDVEKLRLEIDEGDWRWKK
- a CDS encoding response regulator, which codes for MPRTPTIYLSLSESVASKVEEAIKDLKCRLVHVPDGESLIELSRRQPPDLIIIEKEIPKLDGYAVVLLLKNDPETAEVPVVGICKCLTDAEAEKARDAGCDDYVCYPFDRESFRNLIKRHLAR
- the ftsE gene encoding cell division ATP-binding protein FtsE: MKTFEKYILRLEGVSKFYSPYIRALENITLEIKRGEFVFITGSSGAGKTTLLNLIFGLDTPSAGRIFYQGEEYGRLSRGRLARLRRKMGFVFQDFRLLPEKTVYENIYLGLEVLGVSPAEARHRIEAILRRLGLLGKRDLKVKALSGGEKQRVAIARAVVREPELILADEPTGNLDPQRSREILEILEELNAEGITVIVATHDESLYRDRHRRILVLKNGRLVGEYA
- a CDS encoding ABC transporter permease; translation: MLRRLAAELKLNRGTYLMTLFILASSVAVLLFFAFLYYNIYIFSQKTARSLALTVYLKPDLNPAEEKRILRRLKALPGVREVRLVPREEVLRELKKIFRENPEILEELDLSRLPPFFEVIFENPLRDLERARGSFPEIERLPGVLKIRYAESWLGRIYHLAKLIKRLTILSGALLLASLAFLMGITIHYGLEKQKEEIEILSLLGATPGYISRPKVAVGFLVGFGAALMALGILAGLKTYLDQMLLGLWPFVDFRWKDIPLKYLILGAGGVGLFSALVSWFSVRRYFS
- a CDS encoding AAA family ATPase, whose translation is MTARFAPQRINWADRERNSLINFDLKPEELEAYLDEYLIGQREAKGILATKICTHFHRVKYFLERGERFDEVGFVKNNIIIIGPTGVGKTFMIKLIARRIGVPFVKGDATKFSETGYVGGDVEDLIRDLVQEADGNVERARFGIVYLDEVDKIASSGNIVGPDVSRTGVQRALLKPLEETEVELRTPHDPISQMEAVEYYRRTGRRRRNTINTRYILFIASGAFGGLEEIVRKRLHKQKLGFLAELEGREDVGLNYLKFVVPEDLIAYGFESEFVGRFPVIAVFDPLTREDLFHILANPNSVIVVSKKRDFRAYGIDLAFTDEALQHLAELAARENTGARALTRVLERTLIPFEKALPSMSLSFLGVTREVVEDPEGVLREMRENPERPLWREWYEAALRDEEKRLRSFLKERKRSFFEKYRFPLTPARLDLVLELHRREDLEPQQALEELLMLWRQIRSFEKSFERRSGLRVSFSEEAKDLILKEVLRRDEGVYAFCDRILSVLEYGLKLVGDRTGKRTFELPREAVRSPEAFLNRLVSTSYHLD
- a CDS encoding type IV pilus twitching motility protein PilT, with the protein product MAKIDAFLKLMVDTGASDLHLSTGNPPILRIHGDLQRVKYKPLENEELKAMLYEITPEEKIKQFEETGDVDFGFELPGLARFRVNFFQQHRGVAAVFRLIPSQIRTVEELGLPQILNKLALLPKGLILVTGPTGSGKSTTLAAMVDYANRMRKDHILTIEDPIEFVHQPKNCLVNQREVGVHTRSFAAALRAALREDPDIILVGEMRDLETISLALEAALTGHLVMSTLHTISAAQTVDRIIEIFPHEQQPQIRSSLAESLRAVISQTMFKRIDRPGRVVAFEILIATPAVRNLIREGKTYQIPSIIQTGRKYGMISLDDSIMDYLQKGIISPEEALNKALDKSRFMPFVKKAELADFTEIPG